The Hymenobacter sp. DG25A nucleotide sequence CAGATTCAGCTGGTGCATCTGCGCACCATGGGCCACCACGAGGTGCCGTTTGATGAGTCGTTGGGTGCCATGTTTGAGATGCAGCAGGAAGGCCTGATCCAGCACGTGGGGCTGAGCAACGTGAGCCGGGAAGAACTGGAAACCGGGTTGAAGATGGGCCCTATTGCTACCGTGGAAAATATGTACGGCCACGGGCAGCGCACCACCTTAAAACTACCCTACGGGGAGAACCGGGGCGGCGAGGAAGTGCTGGACCTGTGCGAGCAGCACGCCATTCCGCTTATCCCCTATTTTTCGCTGATCAACTCGCTGCCTAAAGCTGACACGAAAATGGCTGACATGGCCCGCAAGCACAACGCCTCCGAGGCCCAGGTAAACCTGGCCTGGCTGCTGCATAAGTCGCCGTGGCTGTTGCCCATTCCGGGCACTTCTTCGCTGGCGCATTTGCGGGAGAATCTGGCTTCCGTAGATGTTCGCCTGAGTCCGGAAGATATGGCATACCTGGGCTAGCCTTGATGCCTTGAAAAAAGGTCGTCGGCTGATTGCCGGAGACATAGGCCGGAATGGTAGCCAATCCATTTCGCATCATGCACCGTCAGCCCCTTTTCACCATTCTTTCTACTCTTCGGCAAACTGCC carries:
- a CDS encoding aldo/keto reductase: MTITIAQNSTQPLTVSRLGYGTMRLTGPEIWGEPANRAEALQILRTALEAGVNFLDTADYYGEDVTNRLIQEALHPYASDLVICTKVGATRRPDKSWAPFIRPENLRTSIENNLRTLKQEQIQLVHLRTMGHHEVPFDESLGAMFEMQQEGLIQHVGLSNVSREELETGLKMGPIATVENMYGHGQRTTLKLPYGENRGGEEVLDLCEQHAIPLIPYFSLINSLPKADTKMADMARKHNASEAQVNLAWLLHKSPWLLPIPGTSSLAHLRENLASVDVRLSPEDMAYLG